Proteins from one Drosophila gunungcola strain Sukarami chromosome 3R, Dgunungcola_SK_2, whole genome shotgun sequence genomic window:
- the LOC128266182 gene encoding protein D3, with protein MLTILWIVLFWRFGPSLSLIVIRGNNHQSDTEVSKIMRTLDVIPDLIEIGPQEFLNVTYHGHVAAHGGKLLEPMQVRDEPSLKWPTAPENYYALLMVDPDVPNVITPTQREFLHWMVLNIPGNRLALGDVRVGYMGATPLVGSGTHRFVFLLYKQRDYTKFNFPKLPKHSIKGRSGFNTKDFARKYKLGYPVAGNFFTASWSVNVPALIKSISNGARQATHSRFRG; from the exons ATGTTAACCATCCTATGGATTGTTcttttttggcgattcggtccCAGTCTGAGCCTGATAGTTATCAGGGGAAATAATCATCAGTCGGACACAGAAGTCAGCAAAATCATGAGGACACTAGACGTGATACCAGATTTAATTGAGATCGGACCCCAGGAGTTTCTCAAT GTTACATACCACGGTCATGTGGCAGCACATGGTGGAAAGTTACTAGAGCCCATGCAAGTGCGCGACGAGCCCTCCTTAAAGTGGCCCACAGCACCGGAAAACTACTATGCACTGCTGATGGTGGATCCGGATGTGCCCAACGTCATAACGCCCACCCAACGAGAGTTCCTGCACTGGATGGTGTTAAACATCCCCGGCAATCGACTGGCCCTTGGCGATGTACGCGTGGGATACATGGGAGCCACTCCGCTGGTGGGCAGCGGAACCCATCGCTTCGTCTTCTTGCTCTACAAACAGAGGGACTACACCAAGTTTAATTTCCCAAAACTGCCCAAGCACTCGATTAAGGGGCGCAGTGGATTCAACACTAAAGACTTTGCAAGGAAATATAAACTGGGCTATCCAGTGGCTGGAAACTTCTTCACGGCCAGTTGGAGCGTCAATGTCCCAGCACTTATAAAATCCATCTCAAACGGTGCCCGCCAGGCAACACATTCTCGATTTAGAGGTTAA